In one window of Micromonospora cathayae DNA:
- a CDS encoding malate dehydrogenase, giving the protein MGKKVTVVGAGFYGSTTAQRLAEYDVFDTVVITDIVEGKPAGLALDLNQSRAIEGFETKVVGVTTGPNGEGYEAIEGSDVVVITAGLPRKPGMSRMDLLETNAKIVRQVSENVAKFAPNAVVIVVSNPLDEMTALAQLATQFPKNRVLGQAGMLDSARFSNFVAEALGVPVKSVRTLTLGSHGDTMVPVPSRSTVDGKPLRDVMPAEQIEDLVVKTRNGGAEVVALLKTGSAYYAPSAAAARMAKAVAEDSGEVMPVCAWVDGEYGISGVYLGVEAELGAEGVKRVVATDLDADELASLKEAAEAVRAKQSDVANM; this is encoded by the coding sequence ATGGGTAAGAAGGTCACTGTCGTCGGGGCCGGCTTCTACGGCTCCACCACCGCACAGCGCCTGGCCGAGTACGACGTCTTCGACACCGTCGTGATCACCGACATCGTGGAGGGCAAGCCCGCGGGTCTGGCCCTGGACCTCAACCAGTCGCGGGCGATCGAGGGCTTCGAGACCAAGGTCGTCGGCGTCACCACCGGCCCGAACGGCGAGGGCTACGAGGCCATCGAGGGCTCCGACGTGGTCGTGATCACCGCCGGCCTGCCCCGTAAGCCGGGCATGAGCCGGATGGACCTGCTGGAGACCAACGCCAAGATCGTCCGGCAGGTCTCCGAGAACGTCGCCAAGTTCGCCCCGAACGCCGTGGTGATCGTGGTGTCCAACCCGCTGGACGAGATGACCGCGCTGGCCCAGCTCGCCACCCAGTTCCCGAAGAACCGGGTGCTCGGCCAGGCCGGCATGCTGGACAGCGCCCGGTTCAGCAACTTCGTCGCCGAGGCGCTCGGCGTACCGGTGAAGTCGGTGCGGACCCTCACCCTCGGCTCGCACGGCGACACCATGGTCCCGGTGCCGTCCCGCAGCACGGTGGACGGCAAGCCGCTGCGCGACGTCATGCCGGCCGAGCAGATCGAGGACCTGGTGGTCAAGACCCGCAACGGCGGGGCCGAGGTGGTCGCCCTGCTCAAGACGGGTTCGGCGTACTACGCCCCGTCGGCCGCCGCGGCCCGGATGGCGAAGGCCGTCGCCGAGGACTCCGGCGAGGTCATGCCGGTCTGCGCCTGGGTCGACGGCGAGTACGGCATCTCCGGCGTCTACCTGGGGGTCGAGGCCGAGCTGGGCGCGGAGGGTGTCAAGCGGGTCGTGGCGACCGACCTGGACGCCGACGAGCTGGCCAGCCTGAAGGAGGCCGCCGAGGCGGTCCGCGCCAAGCAGAGTGACGTCGCCAACATGTGA
- the purH gene encoding bifunctional phosphoribosylaminoimidazolecarboxamide formyltransferase/IMP cyclohydrolase, with protein MSTPDDGRRPIRRALVSVYDKTGLVDLARALHAAGVEIVSTGSTAATIAGAGVPVTAVESVTGFPEILDGRVKTLHPAIHGGLLADLRKDTHAGQLDEHGIVGIDLLVSNLYPFQATVASGAGVDECVEQIDIGGPAMVRAAAKNHASVAVVTDVSAYPRVLAALETGGFTLAQRRALAARAFADIAEYDVAVANWCATRLTQEEDADWPAFTGLGLRAQRALRYGENPHQRAALYTAPDAPAGLAQAEQLHGKEMSYNNYVDADAAWRAANDFADQPAVAVIKHANPCGIAVGVDVAEAHRKAHACDPVSAYGGVIAVNRPVTVALAEQVKDIFTEVLVAPGYEPGAVEVLQTKKNLRLLRAPAWTPPPAEWRQVGGGVLVQLADRVDAPGDDPAAWRLVAGDPADDDLLRDLVFAWRAVRSVKSNAILLAADGATVGVGMGQVNRVDSAHLAVNRAGADRAKGAVAASDAFFPFADGLKVLLDAGVRAVVQPGGSIRDDEVIAAAAEAGVTMYLTGTRHFFH; from the coding sequence GTGAGTACCCCCGACGACGGGCGCCGGCCGATCCGGCGGGCGCTGGTCAGCGTCTACGACAAGACCGGCCTGGTCGACCTGGCCCGGGCCCTGCACGCGGCCGGGGTCGAGATCGTGTCGACCGGCAGCACCGCGGCGACGATCGCCGGGGCCGGTGTGCCGGTGACCGCCGTCGAGTCGGTGACCGGTTTCCCGGAGATCCTCGACGGTCGGGTGAAGACCCTGCACCCGGCGATCCACGGCGGCCTCCTGGCCGACCTGCGCAAGGACACGCACGCCGGCCAGCTCGACGAGCACGGCATCGTCGGCATCGACCTGCTGGTGTCCAACCTGTACCCGTTCCAGGCCACGGTCGCCTCCGGGGCGGGCGTCGACGAGTGCGTCGAGCAGATCGACATCGGTGGGCCGGCGATGGTCCGGGCCGCCGCCAAGAACCACGCCTCGGTCGCCGTGGTGACCGACGTGTCCGCGTACCCGAGGGTGCTGGCCGCCCTGGAGACGGGCGGCTTCACGCTGGCGCAGCGCCGCGCGCTGGCGGCCCGCGCCTTCGCCGACATCGCCGAGTACGACGTGGCCGTGGCGAACTGGTGCGCCACCCGGCTCACCCAGGAGGAGGACGCGGACTGGCCGGCCTTCACCGGGCTGGGGCTGCGCGCCCAGCGGGCGCTGCGGTACGGCGAGAACCCGCACCAGCGGGCCGCCCTCTACACCGCCCCGGATGCCCCGGCCGGGCTGGCCCAGGCCGAGCAGCTGCACGGCAAGGAGATGTCCTACAACAACTACGTCGACGCGGACGCCGCCTGGCGGGCCGCGAACGACTTCGCCGACCAGCCGGCCGTGGCGGTCATCAAGCACGCCAACCCGTGCGGCATCGCGGTCGGCGTCGACGTGGCCGAGGCGCACCGCAAGGCGCACGCCTGCGACCCGGTGTCCGCGTACGGCGGGGTGATCGCGGTCAACCGGCCGGTCACCGTGGCGCTGGCCGAGCAGGTCAAGGACATCTTCACCGAGGTCCTGGTGGCCCCCGGGTACGAGCCCGGCGCGGTCGAGGTCCTCCAGACCAAGAAGAACCTGCGGCTGCTGCGGGCCCCGGCCTGGACCCCGCCGCCGGCCGAGTGGCGGCAGGTCGGCGGTGGCGTACTGGTGCAGCTCGCCGACCGGGTGGACGCCCCCGGCGACGACCCGGCCGCCTGGCGGCTGGTGGCCGGTGACCCGGCCGACGACGACCTGCTGCGCGACCTGGTCTTCGCCTGGCGGGCGGTCCGCTCGGTGAAGAGCAACGCGATCCTGCTCGCCGCCGACGGGGCGACCGTCGGGGTGGGCATGGGCCAGGTCAACCGGGTCGACTCGGCGCACCTGGCGGTGAACCGGGCCGGCGCGGACCGGGCCAAGGGCGCGGTGGCCGCCTCCGACGCGTTCTTCCCGTTCGCCGACGGCCTGAAGGTGCTGCTCGACGCCGGGGTGCGCGCGGTGGTCCAGCCGGGCGGCTCGATCCGCGACGACGAGGTGATCGCCGCCGCCGCCGAAGCCGGCGTGACCATGTACCTCACCGGCACCCGGCACTTCTTCCACTGA
- the sucD gene encoding succinate--CoA ligase subunit alpha: MAIWLTKDSKVIVQGMTGSEGSKHTRRMLAAGTTVVGGVNPRKAGTTVDFDGTELPVFASVSDAMAQTGADVTVIFVPPQFTKGAVIEAIDAGISLAVVITEGVPVHDTAAFWAYNLAQGERTRIIGPNCPGIASPGASNAGIIPADITGSGRIGLVSKSGTLTYQMMYELRDIGFSTCVGIGGDPIIGTTHIDALAAFEADPDTDAIVMIGEIGGDAEERAAEFIKSNVTKPVVGYIAGFTAPPGKTMGHAGAIISGSAGTAEAKQEALEAVGVKVGKTPTETAKLMREIMSAG; encoded by the coding sequence ATGGCTATCTGGCTGACCAAGGACTCCAAGGTCATCGTGCAGGGGATGACCGGCTCCGAGGGTTCCAAGCACACCCGGCGGATGCTCGCCGCCGGCACCACCGTCGTCGGCGGGGTCAACCCGCGCAAGGCCGGTACCACCGTCGACTTCGACGGCACCGAGCTGCCGGTCTTCGCCAGCGTTTCCGACGCCATGGCGCAGACCGGGGCGGACGTCACGGTGATCTTCGTACCGCCGCAGTTCACCAAGGGCGCGGTGATCGAGGCGATCGACGCCGGCATCTCCCTGGCCGTGGTGATCACCGAGGGCGTCCCGGTGCACGACACCGCCGCCTTCTGGGCGTACAACCTGGCCCAGGGCGAGCGGACCCGGATCATCGGGCCGAACTGCCCGGGTATCGCCTCGCCGGGCGCGTCCAACGCCGGCATCATCCCGGCCGACATCACCGGCTCCGGCCGGATCGGCCTGGTCAGCAAGAGCGGCACGCTGACCTACCAGATGATGTACGAGCTGCGCGACATCGGCTTCTCGACCTGCGTGGGCATCGGCGGTGACCCGATCATCGGCACCACCCACATCGACGCCCTCGCCGCCTTCGAGGCCGACCCGGACACCGACGCGATCGTGATGATCGGCGAGATCGGTGGCGACGCCGAGGAGCGGGCCGCCGAGTTCATCAAGTCGAACGTCACCAAGCCGGTGGTCGGCTACATCGCCGGCTTCACCGCCCCGCCCGGCAAGACCATGGGCCACGCCGGCGCGATCATCTCCGGCTCGGCGGGCACCGCCGAGGCCAAGCAGGAGGCGCTGGAGGCGGTCGGCGTCAAGGTCGGCAAGACGCCGACCGAGACCGCCAAGCTGATGCGGGAGATCATGTCCGCCGGCTGA
- a CDS encoding bifunctional methylenetetrahydrofolate dehydrogenase/methenyltetrahydrofolate cyclohydrolase, protein MTATILDGKATAAEIKDELRVRVKALAERGITPGLGTVLVGADPGSQAYVNGKHRDCAEVGIASIRRELPADATQEQVDAVLAELNADPGCHGYIVQLPLPGHLDTQRALELIDPDKDADGLHPVNLGRLVLGYDGPLPCTPRGIVELLRRHDVPLRGANVAVVGRGNTVGRPLGLLLTRRSENATVTLCHTGTLDLASHTRAADIVIVAAGVPGLLTADMVGPGATVVDVGITRVIGADGKGRYTGDVDPEVAEVAGKVVPMPGGVGPMTRAMLLTNVVERAER, encoded by the coding sequence GTGACGGCGACGATCCTGGACGGCAAGGCGACCGCGGCGGAGATCAAGGACGAGCTGCGGGTACGGGTCAAGGCACTGGCGGAGCGGGGCATCACCCCCGGGCTGGGCACGGTCCTGGTCGGGGCGGACCCGGGCTCCCAGGCGTACGTCAACGGCAAGCACCGGGACTGCGCCGAGGTGGGCATCGCCTCGATCCGGCGTGAGCTGCCCGCCGACGCCACCCAGGAGCAGGTGGACGCGGTGCTCGCCGAGCTGAACGCCGACCCGGGCTGCCACGGCTACATCGTGCAGCTTCCGCTGCCGGGCCACCTGGACACCCAGCGGGCGCTGGAGCTGATCGACCCGGACAAGGACGCCGACGGCCTGCACCCGGTCAACCTGGGCCGCCTGGTGCTCGGCTACGACGGCCCGCTGCCCTGCACCCCGCGCGGCATCGTGGAGCTGCTGCGCCGGCACGACGTGCCGCTGCGCGGCGCGAACGTGGCCGTGGTGGGCCGGGGCAACACGGTCGGCCGGCCGCTCGGTCTGCTGCTCACCCGGCGCAGCGAGAACGCCACCGTCACGCTCTGCCACACCGGCACCCTCGACCTGGCCTCGCACACCCGCGCCGCCGACATCGTGATCGTGGCCGCCGGGGTGCCGGGGCTGCTCACCGCCGACATGGTCGGCCCCGGCGCGACCGTGGTCGACGTGGGCATCACCCGGGTGATCGGCGCGGACGGCAAGGGCCGCTACACGGGCGACGTCGACCCGGAGGTGGCCGAGGTGGCCGGCAAGGTGGTGCCGATGCCCGGCGGGGTGGGCCCGATGACCCGGGCGATGCTGCTGACCAACGTGGTGGAGCGCGCCGAGCGGTAG
- a CDS encoding peptide ABC transporter substrate-binding protein produces the protein MQVRGLTAWTVPLVLALALTACGDADTAGRADPDGTVRIEIAEPQHLVPTHTVETSGSQVLSALFSPLVDYDAQNRPYEVAAESVTSADNRVWTVRLKDGYTFHNGEPVTADNYLDAWNYGAYGPNEQNSSYFFEKILGYAQLQGERPKARTLRGLARVDDLTFTVTLGEPYADFRSMLGYTAFYPLPKAAFTAPGVLDPGYEQAPIGQGPFRMKGSWQHDASITVERYDAFPGRQPRVAGVDFRIYQQPSAAYADVLSDNLDVIKNIPTERLGSAGDDLGDRFKRSPASSLEVLAFPTFEAEFADPRVRRAISMAIDRNGISESVFKGSEPPARSFVSPVVAGYRADTIGEAGRYDPAAARKLYEEAGGPARIELSYNTDGGHAAWIGATCAQLTANLGVECVASAVPRFADLLTAVDRREHVGLFRMGWVMDHPSMENYLGPLYGSTGSANYYGYANPEFDRLLAEGTRATTGEAAIRRYQQAEDLLARDLPVIPLRHGQNVFGHSTKVRNVEMDLFDRVDLLTIEALRAG, from the coding sequence ATGCAGGTACGCGGGCTGACCGCCTGGACCGTCCCGCTGGTGCTGGCTCTGGCGCTGACCGCCTGCGGCGACGCGGACACCGCCGGCCGGGCCGACCCCGACGGAACGGTACGTATCGAGATCGCCGAGCCGCAGCACCTGGTCCCGACGCACACCGTCGAGACCAGCGGGTCCCAGGTGCTCAGCGCGCTGTTCAGCCCGCTGGTCGACTACGACGCGCAGAACCGGCCGTACGAGGTGGCCGCCGAGTCGGTCACCTCGGCCGACAACCGGGTCTGGACGGTACGGCTCAAGGACGGCTACACCTTCCACAACGGTGAGCCGGTCACCGCCGACAACTACCTCGACGCGTGGAACTACGGCGCGTACGGGCCGAACGAGCAGAACAGCAGCTACTTCTTCGAGAAGATCCTCGGGTACGCCCAGTTGCAGGGCGAGCGGCCGAAGGCCCGGACGCTGCGCGGGCTGGCCCGGGTCGACGACCTGACCTTCACCGTGACGCTCGGTGAGCCGTACGCCGACTTCCGCAGCATGCTCGGCTACACCGCGTTCTACCCGCTGCCGAAGGCGGCGTTCACCGCGCCGGGCGTGCTCGACCCCGGATACGAGCAGGCCCCGATCGGGCAGGGGCCGTTCCGGATGAAGGGCAGCTGGCAGCACGACGCCAGCATCACCGTCGAACGGTACGACGCCTTCCCCGGCCGGCAGCCCCGGGTGGCCGGCGTCGACTTCCGGATCTACCAGCAGCCCAGCGCCGCGTACGCGGACGTCCTCTCCGACAACCTGGACGTGATCAAGAACATCCCGACCGAACGGCTCGGCAGCGCCGGGGACGACCTCGGCGACCGGTTCAAGCGGAGTCCCGCCTCGTCGCTGGAGGTGCTGGCGTTCCCCACCTTCGAGGCGGAGTTCGCCGACCCCCGGGTGCGGCGGGCCATCTCGATGGCCATCGACCGGAACGGGATCAGCGAGTCGGTCTTCAAGGGCTCGGAGCCGCCGGCCCGCTCGTTCGTGTCGCCGGTGGTCGCCGGCTACCGGGCGGACACCATCGGGGAAGCCGGCCGGTACGACCCGGCGGCGGCCCGGAAGCTGTACGAGGAGGCCGGCGGCCCGGCCCGGATCGAGCTGTCGTACAACACCGACGGCGGGCACGCGGCCTGGATCGGGGCGACCTGCGCGCAGCTCACCGCGAACCTGGGCGTCGAGTGCGTGGCCAGCGCGGTGCCCCGCTTCGCGGACCTGCTGACCGCCGTCGACCGGCGGGAACACGTCGGGCTGTTCCGGATGGGCTGGGTGATGGACCACCCGTCGATGGAGAACTACCTGGGCCCGCTGTACGGCAGCACCGGCTCGGCCAACTACTACGGGTACGCCAACCCGGAGTTCGACCGGCTGCTCGCCGAGGGGACCCGCGCGACCACCGGGGAGGCGGCGATCCGCCGGTACCAGCAGGCCGAGGACCTGCTGGCCCGGGACCTGCCGGTGATCCCGCTGCGGCACGGGCAGAACGTCTTCGGGCACTCCACGAAGGTCCGGAACGTGGAGATGGACCTGTTCGACCGGGTCGACCTGCTCACCATCGAGGCCCTGCGAGCCGGGTGA
- a CDS encoding NADP-dependent isocitrate dehydrogenase, translating into MAKIKVNNPVVELDGDEMTRIIWKQIREQLILPYLDVDLHYYDLSIQYRDETDDQVTIDAANAIKEHGVGVKCATITPDEARVEEFGLKKMWRSPNGTIRNILGGVVFREPIIMSNVPRLVPGWTKPIIIGRHAHGDQYKATDFVVPGPGTVTITYTPADGGEPMEMEVANFPGGGIAMGMYNFDESIRDFARASFRYGLDRNYPVYMSTKNTILKAYDGRFKDIFAEVFENEFKAEFDAAGLTYEHRLIDDMVAAALKWEGGYVWACKNYDGDVQSDTVAQGFGSLGLMTSVLLSPDGRTVEAEAAHGTVTRHYRQWQKGEKTSTNPIASIYAWTRGLAHRGKLDGTPAVTEFANTLEQVIVDTVEGGQMTKDLALLIGRDAPWLTTDEFMNVLDENLARKLGA; encoded by the coding sequence ATGGCGAAGATCAAGGTTAACAACCCGGTCGTGGAACTCGACGGCGACGAGATGACCCGGATCATCTGGAAGCAGATCCGAGAGCAGCTGATCCTGCCCTACCTCGACGTCGACCTGCACTACTACGACCTGTCGATCCAGTACCGCGACGAGACCGACGACCAGGTGACCATCGACGCCGCCAACGCCATCAAGGAGCACGGCGTCGGTGTCAAGTGCGCCACCATCACCCCCGACGAGGCCCGGGTCGAGGAGTTCGGCCTGAAGAAGATGTGGCGCTCGCCCAACGGCACCATCCGGAACATCCTCGGTGGCGTCGTCTTCCGTGAGCCGATCATCATGTCCAACGTGCCGCGGCTGGTACCCGGCTGGACCAAGCCGATCATCATCGGCCGGCACGCGCACGGCGACCAGTACAAGGCCACCGACTTCGTGGTACCCGGCCCCGGCACGGTCACCATCACCTACACCCCGGCCGACGGCGGCGAGCCGATGGAGATGGAGGTCGCCAACTTCCCCGGCGGCGGCATCGCCATGGGCATGTACAACTTCGACGAGTCGATCCGGGACTTCGCCCGCGCCTCGTTCCGGTACGGCCTGGACCGCAACTACCCGGTCTACATGTCGACCAAGAACACCATCCTCAAGGCGTACGACGGCCGGTTCAAGGACATCTTCGCCGAGGTGTTCGAGAACGAGTTCAAGGCCGAGTTCGACGCCGCCGGCCTCACCTACGAGCACCGGCTGATCGACGACATGGTCGCCGCCGCGCTCAAGTGGGAGGGCGGGTACGTCTGGGCGTGCAAGAACTACGACGGTGACGTGCAGTCCGACACCGTCGCGCAGGGCTTCGGCTCGCTCGGCCTGATGACCTCGGTGCTGCTCTCCCCGGACGGCCGCACCGTCGAGGCGGAGGCCGCGCACGGCACCGTCACCCGGCACTACCGGCAGTGGCAGAAGGGCGAGAAGACCTCCACCAACCCGATCGCCTCGATCTACGCGTGGACCCGGGGCCTGGCCCACCGGGGCAAGCTGGACGGCACCCCGGCGGTCACCGAGTTCGCCAACACCCTGGAGCAGGTCATCGTCGACACCGTCGAGGGCGGCCAGATGACCAAGGACCTGGCGCTGCTCATCGGCCGGGACGCCCCGTGGCTGACCACCGACGAGTTCATGAACGTGCTGGACGAGAACCTGGCCCGCAAGCTCGGCGCCTGA
- a CDS encoding DUF6350 family protein, with translation MSAITPDQPRRPAGVDADTRPRRRAGPRPPARRPEPRSGRAPLVVAATVAAGWAAVTSYLPVVVVLGLVQWSEDAGSPGGALRAGLAGWLLGHGVPLDTGAGPLGVAPLALTALVVWRLTRAGVHTTRALGARGSRDVRPAFVAAGAVSLGYALLGVPAALLAGPGAAPLRAALTLGVVAALAALAGALRTTGAPAALARRAPAVLRDGVRTGLVAGLLLAGAGAGAAGLAIATGGGDAADMIGAYRTGVAGQAGITLVSLAYAPNAAIWATSYLLGPGFAVGTDTAVRTSEVSVGALPAVPLLAGLPRGPVDGAGTLLLAVPVLIGMAAGWLLARRLLRLAGDERTPLPWAALLGSAALAGPVAGLLLGAVAAFSGGPLGGGRLAELGPVAWQVTAVTTAVLTVGALIGAAAARTFSRPDPRALSRPEPPARP, from the coding sequence ATGTCCGCCATCACCCCTGATCAGCCCCGCCGTCCCGCCGGTGTCGACGCCGACACCCGGCCGCGTCGTCGCGCCGGCCCCCGGCCGCCGGCCCGGCGGCCCGAGCCCCGGTCCGGCCGGGCACCGCTCGTCGTCGCCGCCACGGTCGCGGCCGGCTGGGCGGCCGTCACCTCGTACCTGCCGGTCGTCGTGGTGCTCGGCCTGGTCCAGTGGAGCGAGGACGCCGGCTCCCCGGGCGGGGCGCTGCGCGCCGGCCTGGCCGGCTGGCTGCTCGGCCACGGGGTGCCGCTCGACACCGGCGCCGGCCCGCTCGGTGTCGCCCCGCTGGCGTTGACCGCCCTGGTGGTCTGGCGGTTGACCCGGGCCGGGGTGCACACCACCCGGGCACTCGGCGCGCGCGGCAGCCGGGACGTCCGGCCCGCGTTCGTCGCAGCCGGCGCGGTCAGCCTCGGCTACGCGCTGCTCGGCGTACCCGCCGCGCTGCTCGCCGGCCCCGGGGCCGCTCCGCTACGGGCCGCGCTGACCCTGGGCGTCGTGGCGGCGCTGGCCGCGCTGGCCGGCGCGCTGCGTACCACCGGAGCACCGGCGGCGCTGGCCCGCCGGGCGCCCGCCGTGCTGCGGGACGGGGTACGCACCGGGCTGGTCGCCGGCCTGCTGCTGGCCGGTGCCGGGGCGGGCGCCGCCGGGCTCGCCATCGCCACCGGGGGCGGGGACGCCGCCGACATGATCGGCGCGTACCGGACCGGGGTCGCCGGCCAGGCCGGCATCACCCTGGTCAGCCTGGCGTACGCGCCGAACGCGGCGATCTGGGCGACCAGCTACCTGCTCGGTCCCGGCTTCGCCGTCGGCACCGACACGGCGGTACGCACCAGCGAGGTGTCCGTGGGCGCGCTGCCGGCGGTCCCGTTGCTCGCCGGCCTGCCCCGTGGCCCGGTCGACGGGGCCGGCACACTGCTGCTCGCCGTGCCGGTGCTGATCGGGATGGCGGCCGGCTGGCTGCTCGCCCGCCGCCTGCTGCGGCTGGCCGGCGACGAGCGGACCCCGCTGCCCTGGGCGGCGCTGCTCGGCTCGGCGGCGCTGGCCGGCCCGGTGGCCGGGCTGCTCCTCGGCGCGGTGGCGGCGTTCTCCGGCGGGCCGCTCGGTGGCGGCCGGCTCGCCGAACTCGGCCCGGTCGCCTGGCAGGTGACCGCGGTGACCACCGCGGTCCTGACGGTCGGCGCGCTGATCGGCGCCGCCGCCGCCCGCACCTTCAGCCGCCCGGACCCACGTGCCCTCAGCCGCCCGGAGCCGCCGGCCCGGCCGTGA
- the purN gene encoding phosphoribosylglycinamide formyltransferase, with protein sequence MTEPASAARIVVLVSGSGSNLQALLDATADPAYGARVVAVGADRDGIAGLDRAAAAGVPTFVERVKDHPAREDWDAALTARVAEHRPDLVVSAGFLKLVGPRFLAAFGDRYLNTHNTLLPAFPGIHGPRDALAYGVKITGATLFFVDAGMDTGPIVAQVAVPVLDDDDEESLTERIKSAERRQLVEQVGRLVRDGWTITGRKVTVP encoded by the coding sequence GTGACCGAGCCCGCGTCCGCCGCCCGCATCGTCGTCCTCGTCTCCGGTTCCGGGAGCAACCTCCAGGCGTTGCTCGACGCCACCGCCGATCCGGCCTACGGTGCCCGGGTGGTCGCGGTGGGCGCCGACCGCGACGGCATCGCCGGGCTGGACCGGGCCGCCGCCGCCGGGGTGCCGACCTTCGTCGAGCGGGTGAAGGACCACCCGGCCCGCGAGGACTGGGACGCCGCGCTCACCGCCCGGGTCGCGGAGCACCGCCCGGACCTGGTGGTCTCGGCGGGTTTCCTGAAGCTCGTCGGCCCGCGTTTCCTGGCCGCCTTCGGCGACCGTTACCTGAACACCCACAACACCCTGCTGCCGGCCTTCCCCGGCATCCACGGCCCCCGGGACGCCCTCGCCTACGGCGTGAAGATCACCGGGGCGACGCTGTTCTTCGTCGACGCGGGCATGGACACCGGGCCGATCGTCGCCCAGGTCGCGGTGCCGGTCCTCGACGACGACGACGAGGAGTCGCTCACCGAGCGCATCAAGTCCGCCGAGCGGCGGCAGTTGGTCGAGCAGGTCGGCCGGCTGGTCCGCGACGGCTGGACGATCACCGGAAGAAAGGTCACTGTTCCGTGA
- a CDS encoding CD225/dispanin family protein: MQPGYPSQPPQIDNNMTMSIVAIFLFWPLAIPALINASKVNPLVQQGDYAGAQAAAAESKKWSKWALIVGLGWYAIALVCCLLGGLGSIMGANSTV; encoded by the coding sequence ATGCAGCCCGGATACCCTTCGCAGCCGCCCCAGATCGACAACAACATGACGATGTCGATCGTCGCCATCTTCCTGTTCTGGCCGCTGGCCATCCCCGCCCTGATCAACGCCTCGAAGGTCAACCCGCTGGTCCAGCAGGGTGACTACGCTGGCGCGCAGGCCGCCGCGGCCGAGAGCAAGAAGTGGTCGAAGTGGGCCCTCATCGTCGGTCTCGGTTGGTACGCCATCGCCCTCGTCTGCTGCCTGCTGGGTGGCCTTGGGTCGATCATGGGTGCCAACTCGACCGTCTGA
- a CDS encoding DUF4190 domain-containing protein yields the protein MQPGNPGQDPYGQQPPPDPTAPQYSDPYAQPPQAPYGQQPHDPYGQPPTSGQPYGQPYGQQPHDPYGQQPTSGQPYGQQYPDPYAQQQPQQPYGAAPGYPVGQYGGFGPTPQNNNLGLIGMIAGIASIVFAICCAFLGIILGVAGVVLGVMGQKKADQGLANNPGQAKAALITGAVGIVLGIANAILGVALNLNTLNLS from the coding sequence ATGCAGCCCGGTAACCCCGGTCAGGACCCGTACGGCCAGCAGCCGCCACCGGACCCGACCGCGCCGCAGTACTCCGACCCGTACGCCCAGCCGCCGCAGGCACCGTACGGTCAGCAGCCGCACGACCCGTACGGGCAGCCGCCCACCTCGGGTCAGCCGTACGGACAGCCGTACGGCCAGCAGCCGCACGACCCGTACGGCCAGCAGCCCACCTCGGGACAGCCGTACGGACAGCAGTACCCCGATCCGTACGCGCAGCAGCAGCCGCAGCAGCCGTACGGTGCGGCACCGGGCTACCCGGTCGGCCAGTACGGCGGGTTCGGCCCGACGCCGCAGAACAACAACCTCGGTCTGATCGGGATGATCGCCGGCATCGCCTCGATCGTCTTCGCCATCTGCTGCGCCTTCCTCGGCATCATCCTCGGTGTCGCCGGGGTGGTGCTGGGCGTGATGGGCCAGAAGAAGGCGGACCAGGGGCTGGCCAACAACCCGGGCCAGGCCAAGGCCGCACTGATCACCGGTGCGGTCGGCATCGTCCTGGGGATCGCCAACGCGATCCTCGGCGTCGCGCTCAACCTGAACACGCTGAACCTGTCCTGA